The Dehalococcoidales bacterium genome includes a window with the following:
- a CDS encoding NfeD family protein — MKMRLIWAIISIFAEEAAILAVCLLVLPRYNINIHIAVVVLIMVAWLVLSVLLYQAGSRALLKHPVNDPEAIIGKQGVVVQEINPQGLVKIQGELWGANSEEKIDVGEKITVIDCTGIKLTVIRSDSQKNS, encoded by the coding sequence ATGAAAATGCGGTTAATATGGGCAATAATAAGCATATTTGCCGAAGAAGCAGCCATTTTAGCGGTTTGCTTGCTTGTTTTACCGCGTTATAACATTAATATTCATATTGCTGTTGTTGTGCTTATAATGGTTGCGTGGTTGGTCTTGTCGGTGCTGTTATACCAAGCGGGCAGCCGCGCTTTGTTAAAGCATCCGGTTAATGACCCCGAAGCGATTATCGGTAAACAAGGGGTTGTGGTTCAGGAGATAAATCCCCAAGGGTTGGTTAAAATCCAAGGAGAACTGTGGGGGGCTAATTCCGAAGAAAAAATCGATGTCGGTGAGAAAATAACGGTTATCGACTGTACCGGGATTAAACTTACGGTTATCCGCTCCGATTCTCAGAAAAATTCATAA